A single region of the Gemella sp. zg-570 genome encodes:
- the gorA gene encoding glutathione-disulfide reductase, with protein MIKEYDYISIGGGSGGIASINRAASYGKKCLLIEAKDIGGTCVNVGCVPKKVMWYAAQVADTINNYSADYGFDLKLENFDFAKLVENRTAYIGRIHTSYNKGLSNNRVDVIKGFAKFVDSKTVEVNGQLYRAAHILIATGGRPSIPKIEGAEYGVTSNEVFSLKSIPKRIGIVGAGYIAVELAGVFNSLGTKTHLFVRKHAPLRSFDGLIVETLKDIMEKEGLKLHTFAVPKKVIKNDDSSVTLELENGNKETFDLLIWAIGRKAVTENMNLEVTGVKVNEAGYILVDKFQNTNVEGIYAVGDVTGRVELTPVAVAAGRRLSERLFNNKPEEYLDYENIPTVVFAHPAIGTVGLTEEKAIEKYGKDKIKVYKSSFTPMYSAITSHRQACVMKLVCLGEDEVIVGLHGIGYGVDEMIQGFAVAIKMGARKKDFDNTVAIHPTGAEEFVTMR; from the coding sequence ATGATAAAAGAGTATGATTATATTTCAATCGGTGGAGGAAGTGGAGGTATTGCTTCTATAAATAGGGCGGCTTCTTATGGTAAAAAATGCCTTTTGATAGAGGCTAAGGATATAGGGGGAACTTGTGTTAATGTAGGTTGTGTACCCAAAAAAGTTATGTGGTATGCTGCACAGGTAGCTGATACTATTAATAATTATTCAGCAGATTATGGTTTTGATTTGAAATTAGAAAATTTTGATTTTGCTAAATTAGTTGAAAATAGAACAGCTTATATAGGTAGAATACACACTTCTTATAATAAGGGTTTGTCAAATAACAGGGTAGATGTTATAAAAGGTTTTGCAAAATTTGTAGATTCTAAAACAGTCGAAGTTAATGGACAATTATATAGGGCAGCACACATTTTAATTGCAACTGGGGGTAGACCTAGCATTCCAAAAATTGAGGGGGCTGAATATGGAGTAACTTCAAATGAAGTTTTTAGTTTGAAATCTATTCCCAAACGTATAGGTATAGTCGGAGCTGGTTATATTGCTGTAGAATTAGCTGGTGTATTTAATTCTTTAGGGACCAAAACTCATCTTTTTGTTCGTAAACACGCTCCTTTAAGAAGTTTTGATGGACTAATAGTTGAGACTTTAAAAGATATTATGGAAAAAGAAGGCTTAAAATTACATACTTTTGCTGTGCCAAAAAAAGTTATAAAAAATGATGATTCTTCAGTAACTTTAGAATTAGAAAATGGCAATAAAGAAACATTTGATTTATTGATTTGGGCAATAGGTAGAAAAGCAGTAACAGAAAATATGAATTTAGAAGTAACAGGTGTTAAAGTAAATGAAGCTGGCTATATTTTGGTAGATAAGTTCCAAAATACAAATGTTGAGGGAATATATGCAGTGGGGGATGTAACGGGTCGTGTAGAACTTACGCCAGTAGCTGTAGCGGCTGGTAGAAGATTATCTGAAAGATTATTTAATAATAAGCCTGAAGAATATTTAGATTATGAAAATATTCCGACAGTGGTATTTGCTCACCCAGCAATAGGAACAGTAGGACTTACAGAAGAAAAAGCTATAGAAAAATATGGTAAAGATAAGATTAAAGTATATAAATCTTCTTTTACTCCCATGTATTCAGCTATTACAAGTCATAGACAAGCTTGTGTAATGAAATTAGTTTGCTTAGGAGAAGATGAAGTAATTGTAGGCTTACACGGTATAGGATATGGTGTTGATGAAATGATTCAAGGTTTTGCTGTAGCAATAAAAATGGGGGCAAGAAAAAAAGATTTTGATAATACGGTGGCTATTCATCCTACTGGGGCAGAAGAATTTGTTACAATGAGATAG
- the fsa gene encoding fructose-6-phosphate aldolase, whose product MRFFIDTANVDEIRLANDLGIICGVTTNPSLIAKEGRNFEDVIKEITSIVDGPISGEVKATTELAEDIMEEAREIAKIHPNMIVKIPMTEEGLKATSILSKEGIKTNLTLIFTPTQALLAARAGATYVSPFLGRLDDISQDGLNLIGDIVEIFRVNNIESEIIAASVRNPIHVLECAKLGCDIATIPYKVIRQLIQHPLTDKGIELFKQDYLKVFGK is encoded by the coding sequence ATGAGATTTTTTATAGATACAGCAAATGTTGATGAAATTAGATTAGCAAATGATTTAGGAATAATTTGTGGGGTTACAACTAATCCATCACTTATAGCTAAAGAAGGAAGAAATTTTGAAGATGTTATTAAAGAAATAACGAGTATTGTTGATGGTCCAATAAGTGGAGAAGTTAAGGCTACTACAGAACTAGCTGAAGATATTATGGAAGAAGCAAGAGAAATAGCAAAAATTCATCCTAATATGATAGTTAAAATACCTATGACAGAGGAGGGTTTAAAAGCGACTAGTATTTTGTCTAAAGAAGGTATAAAAACAAATCTTACACTTATCTTTACACCAACACAAGCCTTGTTAGCTGCAAGAGCTGGAGCGACTTATGTTTCTCCTTTTTTAGGAAGATTAGATGATATTAGTCAAGACGGATTAAATTTAATAGGAGACATAGTAGAAATATTTAGGGTGAATAATATTGAGAGTGAAATTATAGCAGCCAGTGTTAGAAATCCAATACATGTTTTGGAGTGTGCGAAATTAGGTTGCGATATAGCTACAATACCATATAAAGTTATTAGGCAGTTAATACAACATCCTTTAACTGATAAGGGAATAGAATTGTTTAAACAAGATTACTTAAAAGTATTTGGAAAATAA
- the tmk gene encoding dTMP kinase, which translates to MLGKFITFEGIDGSGKTTIIKFIGEYLLKQGYEVVVTREPGGTKISEKIRSIILFEDIDAKTEALLFAASRRQHIKDKLLPELTAGKIILCDRFLDSSIAYQAYGRGLSKEDILVINNFAIENLSPDATFYFDVDVEEALSRASNRSDNNNLDNEKKDFYINVKKGYDKLALQQEKRIIRVNANKSIEEVKFEVINKVKELLNRWNIQ; encoded by the coding sequence ATGTTAGGGAAATTTATAACTTTTGAAGGAATTGATGGTTCTGGAAAAACTACAATTATAAAATTTATAGGAGAATATTTACTTAAACAAGGTTATGAGGTTGTTGTTACAAGAGAACCTGGGGGTACTAAAATTAGTGAAAAGATTAGAAGTATAATCTTATTTGAAGATATTGATGCAAAAACAGAAGCCCTTTTGTTTGCAGCAAGCAGAAGACAACATATCAAGGATAAATTATTGCCTGAACTTACTGCAGGAAAAATAATATTGTGCGATAGATTTTTAGACAGTTCAATAGCCTATCAAGCCTACGGCAGAGGACTGAGTAAGGAGGATATTCTTGTGATAAATAATTTTGCTATTGAGAACTTATCTCCAGACGCAACATTTTATTTTGATGTTGATGTAGAGGAGGCTTTATCTAGGGCTTCAAATCGTAGCGATAATAATAATTTAGATAATGAAAAAAAGGATTTTTATATTAATGTGAAAAAAGGCTATGATAAGCTAGCTTTACAGCAAGAAAAGAGAATTATAAGAGTAAATGCTAATAAGAGTATAGAAGAAGTTAAATTTGAAGTTATAAATAAGGTTAAGGAATTATTAAATAGATGGAATATTCAATAG
- a CDS encoding DNA polymerase III subunit delta', producing MEYSIDKYFENILKSDKLSHAYLFFSNNEEVISYTILRFVKSIFCRNNFNNNFYYCDECKVCKQIDNNNYIDFLIIESDNSIKKEEINFLKNKLSIKSTFGKKIYWIKDVDKLTPQAANSLLKFLEEPEDDIIAILSSLNLAASLKTIVSRCQVINLGNKEEQKISFEDNYEKILNLSNLFYKDFSKNKNLAIINLLDNILSKEDVNLFLDITIEKVRNNIKENINLFRLYEIILKSKSDISLNVNASLVLESFLFDLIKENIDMGSLK from the coding sequence ATGGAATATTCAATAGATAAGTATTTTGAAAATATTTTAAAATCAGATAAATTATCTCATGCATATTTATTTTTTAGCAATAATGAAGAAGTAATTTCTTATACTATTTTAAGGTTTGTAAAGTCTATTTTTTGTAGAAATAATTTTAATAATAATTTTTATTATTGTGATGAATGTAAAGTATGTAAACAGATAGACAATAATAATTATATTGATTTTTTAATTATAGAATCTGACAATTCGATAAAAAAAGAAGAAATTAATTTTTTGAAAAATAAATTAAGCATCAAATCAACTTTTGGTAAAAAAATATATTGGATAAAAGATGTTGATAAACTGACACCTCAAGCGGCAAACTCACTTTTAAAATTTTTAGAAGAACCAGAAGATGATATAATCGCAATATTAAGTAGCCTGAATTTGGCTGCTAGCTTAAAAACAATAGTATCCAGATGTCAAGTTATTAATCTGGGAAATAAAGAAGAACAAAAAATAAGTTTTGAAGATAATTATGAAAAAATATTAAATTTAAGTAATTTATTCTACAAAGATTTTTCTAAGAATAAGAATTTAGCTATAATTAATTTATTAGATAATATTTTAAGTAAAGAAGATGTAAATTTATTTTTAGATATAACTATTGAAAAAGTAAGGAATAATATTAAAGAAAATATTAATTTATTTAGACTTTATGAAATTATCCTAAAATCTAAGAGTGATATTAGCCTTAATGTCAATGCTAGCTTAGTTTTAGAATCTTTTTTATTTGATTTGATAAAAGAAAATATAGATATGGGCAGTTTAAAATAA
- a CDS encoding tRNA1(Val) (adenine(37)-N6)-methyltransferase has product MNNTKERVDKLSKNFKIIQLEDYYSMSTDSFLLADFANVRSNPYKNILELCSGNGAISILLREKSSANISMLEIQENLVKLAKKNIRINNLKNINVLRGDIKNIAKLFKGSSFDNVICNPPYFPVENMPNIKNKTNHSISRHEILCNLDDVLKAIKYTLKQNGKFFMVHRSYRIADIINKCHSYNLGIKRIRFVYSKKTSENSKIVLVEGTLSKVSDIKVEQPMYIYNEDNTYTDEMKKVYYIE; this is encoded by the coding sequence ATGAATAATACAAAAGAAAGAGTAGATAAACTTTCTAAAAATTTTAAAATAATACAGTTAGAAGACTACTATTCAATGTCAACGGATAGCTTCTTACTTGCTGATTTTGCTAATGTTAGAAGTAATCCTTATAAAAATATTTTGGAGTTATGTAGTGGTAATGGGGCTATTTCCATTTTACTTAGAGAAAAGAGTTCTGCCAATATTTCTATGTTAGAAATACAAGAAAATTTGGTTAAACTAGCTAAAAAAAATATTAGGATTAATAATTTAAAGAATATTAATGTACTTAGGGGGGATATTAAAAATATAGCTAAGCTATTCAAGGGTTCAAGTTTTGATAATGTTATTTGCAATCCTCCCTATTTTCCAGTAGAAAATATGCCAAATATAAAAAATAAAACAAATCATAGTATTTCTCGTCATGAAATTTTATGTAATTTAGATGATGTGCTAAAGGCTATAAAGTATACATTAAAGCAAAATGGTAAATTTTTTATGGTACACAGAAGTTACAGAATAGCGGATATTATAAATAAGTGCCATAGTTATAATTTGGGTATAAAAAGAATTAGGTTTGTGTATAGTAAAAAAACTAGCGAAAATTCAAAAATTGTTTTAGTAGAGGGGACCTTGTCAAAAGTTAGTGATATAAAAGTAGAACAGCCTATGTATATTTATAATGAAGATAATACTTATACAGATGAAATGAAGAAGGTGTATTATATTGAATAA
- a CDS encoding GIY-YIG nuclease family protein, producing MNKKSEFTYILLCRDNTFYIGYTKDIKERIKKHNLKKGAKYTKGRRPVILKYFEEFDNKSDALKKEMALKKLSKKEKNLYISKNMTLEKQEIINGINEESR from the coding sequence TTGAATAAAAAATCAGAGTTTACATATATTTTATTATGTAGAGACAATACATTTTATATAGGCTATACAAAGGATATAAAGGAAAGAATTAAAAAGCACAATTTAAAAAAGGGGGCAAAATATACCAAGGGTAGAAGACCGGTAATTTTAAAATATTTTGAAGAGTTTGATAATAAGAGTGATGCCTTAAAAAAGGAAATGGCTTTAAAAAAACTTAGTAAAAAAGAAAAAAATCTGTATATAAGTAAGAATATGACCCTAGAAAAGCAAGAAATAATTAATGGCATAAATGAAGAAAGTAGGTAA
- the rsmI gene encoding 16S rRNA (cytidine(1402)-2'-O)-methyltransferase: protein MLYLVSTPIGNLDDISIRALKVLEESDIIACEDTRNTKKLLNHFNIKNKKLISYHEHNEEVASDRILGLLKDGASISLVSDAGMPCISDPGYILIKKCKENLIDVVAIPGANAGLTALIASGIESYNYVFHGFLPRKSGDLMKKLTSILNEGYTAIIYESPHRIKNLVEHIVDFEEDRIISVARELTKIYEQVVTDKAINILNFLNSNTIKEKGEFVLIISPNKKNEEKVEIENLLFEIEKLVESGIKISEALKIVSKKYGVNKREVYKLYHEKYT, encoded by the coding sequence ATGTTATATTTGGTTTCAACTCCCATAGGAAATTTAGACGATATAAGTATAAGGGCTTTAAAAGTTTTAGAAGAATCTGATATTATAGCATGTGAAGATACTCGTAATACAAAAAAATTATTAAATCATTTTAATATAAAAAATAAAAAATTAATTTCTTATCATGAGCATAATGAAGAAGTTGCAAGTGATAGGATATTAGGATTATTAAAGGATGGGGCTAGCATATCTCTTGTGTCTGATGCAGGTATGCCTTGTATATCTGACCCTGGTTATATATTAATAAAAAAATGTAAAGAAAATCTTATAGATGTTGTTGCAATTCCTGGGGCTAATGCTGGTCTTACAGCCTTGATTGCTAGCGGGATAGAGTCTTATAATTATGTTTTTCATGGATTTCTCCCAAGAAAAAGTGGAGATTTAATGAAAAAATTAACTAGTATCTTGAATGAAGGCTATACAGCTATTATCTATGAATCACCTCACAGAATAAAAAATTTGGTAGAGCATATTGTCGATTTTGAAGAAGATAGAATAATTTCGGTAGCTCGAGAATTAACAAAAATATATGAGCAAGTAGTAACGGATAAGGCAATTAATATTTTAAACTTTTTAAATTCTAATACTATAAAAGAAAAAGGAGAGTTTGTATTAATAATTTCTCCGAATAAAAAAAATGAAGAAAAAGTTGAAATTGAAAATTTATTGTTTGAAATTGAAAAATTAGTAGAATCGGGGATAAAAATTTCAGAAGCATTAAAGATTGTATCAAAAAAATACGGTGTGAATAAAAGAGAGGTATATAAGTTATATCATGAAAAATATACATAG
- the rimP gene encoding ribosome maturation factor RimP, whose protein sequence is MNIVDRAKEIALNKVRDTEYNLYDVEYIKEGLEYFLRIYFDKDGGLNLDDCVKLSDLLSEEFDKEDFISDKYYLEVSSPGIEIELRNLEEISSSIGKYVCLKTYEKINNQKEFFGDLIAVDKENILIEYKDKTRVKKLEIDYAKIAKIRLAVKL, encoded by the coding sequence ATGAATATTGTTGATAGGGCTAAGGAAATAGCCTTAAATAAAGTAAGAGACACAGAGTATAATTTATATGATGTTGAGTATATTAAGGAGGGTTTAGAATATTTTTTAAGAATATATTTTGATAAAGATGGTGGCTTAAATCTTGACGATTGTGTAAAATTAAGTGATTTATTATCTGAGGAATTTGATAAGGAAGATTTTATTTCTGATAAATATTATTTAGAAGTAAGTTCTCCAGGTATAGAAATAGAATTAAGAAACTTAGAAGAAATAAGTTCATCTATTGGCAAATATGTATGTCTAAAAACTTATGAAAAAATTAATAATCAAAAAGAATTTTTTGGAGATTTGATAGCTGTAGATAAAGAAAATATTTTGATAGAATACAAAGATAAAACAAGAGTTAAAAAATTAGAAATAGATTATGCAAAAATAGCTAAAATTAGGTTGGCTGTTAAATTATAA
- the nusA gene encoding transcription termination factor NusA, protein MSKALLKAIDLIEIEKGISKDVLIEAVEMALLSAYKKNFNASKNVRVDFNRTTGDYKFIIRKDVVEEVYDDRIEFSLEDALKINPAYEVGDIYEETDCPKDFGRVGAQAAKQALMQRLRDAEKEVLFKEYIEYEGEIRSGYVDRVDSRYVYVKLGKIEAILGENERVPGEIYIPQSPIKVYISKVENPTKGSKPYVLASRAHPDFIKRLFEQEVPEIYDGLVEIKSVSREAGERTKIAVYSEDKNIDPVGACVGSSGVRVSNVLKEINGEKIDIVPWDKEIKNFIINSLSPAKVVNISINEEDKIATVEVAEDQLSLAIGKKGQNVRLAAKLTGWKIDINRKND, encoded by the coding sequence ATGAGCAAGGCATTGCTTAAAGCAATAGATTTAATAGAAATAGAAAAAGGTATCTCAAAAGATGTTTTAATTGAAGCAGTGGAAATGGCGTTATTATCTGCCTACAAAAAAAATTTTAATGCTTCTAAAAATGTTCGTGTTGACTTTAATAGAACAACTGGTGATTACAAATTTATTATAAGAAAAGATGTCGTAGAAGAAGTATATGACGATAGAATAGAATTTTCACTAGAAGATGCCCTTAAAATTAATCCAGCTTATGAAGTGGGAGATATATACGAAGAAACAGATTGTCCTAAAGATTTTGGAAGAGTTGGTGCTCAAGCTGCAAAACAGGCCTTAATGCAAAGATTGCGTGATGCGGAAAAAGAAGTATTGTTTAAAGAATATATAGAATATGAAGGTGAAATTCGCTCAGGTTATGTTGATAGGGTAGATTCTCGCTATGTTTATGTTAAATTGGGTAAAATTGAAGCTATTCTAGGAGAAAATGAAAGGGTTCCAGGAGAAATTTATATACCACAAAGCCCTATAAAAGTATATATATCCAAAGTAGAAAATCCAACAAAAGGAAGCAAACCTTATGTTTTAGCCTCAAGGGCTCATCCAGATTTTATAAAACGTTTATTCGAGCAAGAAGTTCCTGAAATTTATGACGGTCTTGTTGAAATAAAAAGTGTTTCAAGAGAAGCAGGGGAAAGAACAAAGATAGCTGTTTATTCTGAAGATAAAAATATTGACCCTGTTGGTGCTTGTGTTGGTTCTTCTGGTGTCAGAGTTTCTAACGTTTTAAAAGAAATTAATGGTGAAAAAATAGATATTGTTCCTTGGGATAAAGAGATAAAGAATTTTATAATAAATTCTCTATCACCAGCAAAAGTTGTTAATATAAGTATTAATGAAGAAGATAAAATTGCAACTGTTGAAGTAGCAGAAGACCAATTATCACTTGCGATTGGGAAAAAAGGTCAAAATGTTAGATTAGCCGCTAAATTAACAGGTTGGAAAATTGATATAAATAGGAAAAATGATTAA
- the rnpM gene encoding RNase P modulator RnpM, whose product MKKKKIPQRKCILTNEMLPKKELIRIVKNKDGEISVDNTGKKSGRGAYVVADIEVVEAAQKKNKLEKFFEASQEEMQPIYAEVIRLIYRKLIPQK is encoded by the coding sequence GTGAAAAAAAAGAAAATTCCGCAAAGAAAATGTATATTGACTAATGAGATGTTGCCTAAAAAAGAACTTATTAGAATAGTAAAAAATAAAGATGGTGAAATTTCTGTTGACAATACAGGTAAAAAATCAGGAAGAGGAGCTTATGTTGTTGCTGATATAGAAGTTGTAGAAGCTGCACAGAAAAAAAATAAATTAGAAAAATTTTTCGAAGCAAGTCAGGAAGAAATGCAGCCAATATATGCTGAAGTAATACGACTAATTTATAGAAAGTTGATTCCTCAAAAATAA
- a CDS encoding ribosomal L7Ae/L30e/S12e/Gadd45 family protein, with the protein MRKALNLMGLMSKAGKVVTGEDLILKNIKNSEIKLLLIANDCGKNTYKKLVDKTKYYRVDTCIVFSIEELSRAIGKENRVAVGITDLGFSNRLKELIREKGGCIDNGKN; encoded by the coding sequence ATGAGAAAAGCATTAAATTTAATGGGTCTAATGAGTAAGGCTGGGAAAGTAGTAACAGGAGAAGATTTAATATTAAAAAATATCAAAAATAGTGAGATAAAATTATTATTAATAGCAAATGACTGTGGAAAAAATACCTATAAAAAACTAGTGGATAAAACAAAGTATTACAGAGTTGATACTTGCATTGTATTTTCAATAGAGGAATTAAGTCGTGCGATAGGAAAAGAAAATCGTGTAGCAGTTGGTATTACAGATTTGGGTTTTAGTAATAGATTAAAAGAGTTAATAAGAGAAAAAGGAGGATGTATCGATAATGGAAAAAATTAG
- the infB gene encoding translation initiation factor IF-2: MEKIRIHEYAKKVDKSSKEIIKALKDANIAVGNHMSMLTEEGFLILEKLFNKKEEVKNQKSEKTERVKEEKNKKRNSEILENNLDKELFKNNKKNKKKKIKKEKNKKSNKQQPAMIEVPSENNISDDTILVKEGMTVGELASALSITSTELIKKLFIELKIMANINQSLTLEQIELIAIDYGKEIQQEVEINKEDLDVYFEVEEDEKNNMVRPPIVTIMGHVDHGKTTLLDTIRNTRVTAGEAGGITQHIGAYQVRVNDRKITFLDTPGHAAFTTMRARGAKVTDITILVVAADDGVMPQTIEAINHAKAAEVPIIVAVNKMDKPQANPDKVMGELAEYGLTPEDWGGDTIFVPISALQGQGIDDLLEMVLLVSDMQEIKANPNRLGLGTVIEAKLDKGRGAVATLLVQNGTLNVGDPIVVGNTYGRIRAMINDRAKAIQSAKPSTPVEITGLQEVPNAGDRFVVFGDEKTARQIGEIRQQQYIESQRQNSSAVSLDNLFEQMKQGEMKDLNIIIKADVQGSVEALAMSLAKIDVEGVNIRIIHTGVGAINESDITLALASNAVVIGFNVRPDNNAKAMAQNAEVDIRLHSIIYKVIEEIESSMTGLLDPEFVEKVIGLAEVRQVIRVSKVGTIAGAYVTEGKVSRDGKVRVIRDSVVIYEGKIDTLRRFKDDVKEVQAGYECGMTVENYSDIREGDVFEVFVMEEVKR; this comes from the coding sequence ATGGAAAAAATTAGAATACATGAATATGCCAAAAAAGTAGATAAATCTTCAAAAGAAATAATAAAAGCATTGAAAGATGCCAACATAGCAGTTGGTAATCACATGTCAATGTTGACAGAAGAAGGATTTTTAATTTTAGAAAAGCTTTTTAATAAAAAGGAAGAAGTTAAAAATCAAAAAAGTGAAAAAACAGAAAGGGTAAAAGAAGAAAAAAATAAAAAAAGAAATTCTGAAATCTTAGAAAATAATCTAGATAAGGAATTATTTAAAAATAATAAAAAAAATAAAAAGAAAAAGATAAAAAAAGAAAAGAATAAAAAAAGTAATAAGCAACAACCAGCTATGATAGAGGTTCCTAGTGAGAATAATATTTCAGATGATACTATTCTTGTAAAAGAAGGGATGACTGTTGGCGAGCTAGCCTCTGCTTTATCAATCACGTCAACAGAATTGATAAAAAAATTATTTATAGAATTAAAAATAATGGCTAATATTAATCAGTCATTGACTTTAGAGCAAATAGAATTAATTGCTATAGATTATGGTAAGGAAATTCAACAAGAAGTTGAAATTAATAAGGAAGACCTTGATGTTTATTTTGAGGTAGAAGAAGACGAAAAAAACAACATGGTAAGACCTCCAATTGTTACAATTATGGGGCATGTAGACCACGGTAAAACTACTTTACTTGATACAATTAGAAATACAAGGGTAACTGCTGGAGAAGCTGGAGGAATTACTCAGCATATAGGTGCCTATCAAGTTCGTGTTAATGATAGAAAAATTACTTTTTTAGATACTCCTGGGCATGCAGCTTTTACTACAATGAGAGCAAGAGGAGCTAAAGTAACTGATATTACAATTTTAGTAGTTGCTGCTGATGACGGAGTAATGCCACAAACAATAGAAGCAATTAACCATGCTAAAGCGGCAGAAGTACCTATTATTGTAGCTGTGAATAAAATGGATAAGCCACAAGCTAATCCAGATAAAGTAATGGGTGAATTAGCTGAATATGGTTTAACACCAGAAGATTGGGGTGGTGATACAATATTTGTTCCAATATCAGCTTTACAGGGGCAAGGGATTGATGACTTGTTAGAAATGGTATTGTTAGTATCAGATATGCAAGAAATCAAGGCAAATCCAAATAGGCTTGGGCTTGGAACTGTTATTGAAGCAAAATTGGATAAGGGAAGAGGAGCTGTTGCTACCCTACTTGTGCAAAATGGAACACTTAATGTTGGAGACCCAATAGTAGTTGGTAATACCTACGGTAGGATACGAGCAATGATTAATGACAGGGCAAAAGCTATACAAAGTGCTAAACCCTCAACTCCAGTAGAAATTACAGGACTACAGGAAGTTCCCAATGCTGGTGATAGATTTGTAGTTTTTGGTGATGAAAAAACTGCTAGACAAATAGGGGAAATTCGTCAACAGCAATATATAGAAAGTCAAAGACAAAATTCTAGTGCAGTTTCATTAGATAACTTATTTGAACAAATGAAACAGGGTGAGATGAAAGACCTTAATATAATTATAAAAGCTGATGTGCAAGGTTCTGTTGAGGCTCTAGCAATGTCTCTTGCTAAAATTGATGTGGAGGGAGTTAATATTCGTATAATTCATACAGGAGTAGGTGCGATAAATGAATCTGATATTACTCTAGCTCTTGCTTCTAATGCAGTGGTTATTGGATTTAATGTTAGACCTGATAACAATGCAAAAGCAATGGCACAAAATGCAGAGGTTGATATTCGTTTGCACTCAATTATATACAAAGTTATTGAAGAAATCGAATCATCTATGACAGGACTTTTAGACCCAGAATTTGTAGAAAAAGTTATCGGTCTTGCAGAAGTTCGTCAAGTAATAAGGGTATCAAAAGTTGGGACAATCGCAGGAGCTTATGTTACAGAAGGTAAAGTTTCTCGTGATGGTAAGGTTCGTGTTATTCGTGATAGTGTAGTAATATATGAAGGTAAAATTGATACATTACGTCGCTTTAAAGATGACGTTAAAGAGGTTCAAGCAGGTTACGAATGTGGTATGACGGTAGAAAATTATAGTGATATTCGTGAGGGTGATGTATTTGAAGTATTCGTTATGGAAGAGGTTAAAAGATAG
- the rbfA gene encoding 30S ribosome-binding factor RbfA: MSELRVNRLGEQIKKEITQVLTSKVKNHDLGFVTIVEVRLTGDYSQAKVYYTVFGDDKEKQKVKESLSKIKGFVKSEVAKKIKIRKFPELIFTYDTSSEYALHIENLIASFNKGDK, from the coding sequence ATGTCAGAATTAAGAGTTAATAGACTAGGTGAACAAATAAAAAAAGAAATTACACAGGTTCTTACAAGCAAAGTAAAAAATCATGACTTAGGTTTTGTAACAATAGTTGAAGTAAGGCTTACAGGAGATTACTCTCAAGCTAAAGTTTATTACACAGTATTTGGTGATGATAAGGAAAAACAAAAAGTTAAAGAATCACTGAGTAAAATAAAGGGATTTGTAAAATCAGAAGTAGCAAAAAAAATTAAAATAAGAAAATTTCCAGAATTAATCTTTACCTATGATACAAGTAGCGAATATGCTTTACACATTGAAAATTTAATAGCTAGTTTTAATAAAGGAGATAAATAA